In a genomic window of Staphylococcus taiwanensis:
- the ftsY gene encoding signal recognition particle-docking protein FtsY gives MSFFKRLKDKFSTKSTDDIEQELSEDESTQSSDSSQDESSSEPAPKKKPRKLSEADFDDDGLISIEDFEEIEAQKMGAKFKAGLEKSRQNFQEQLNNLIARYRTVDEDFFEALEEMFITADVGFNTVMQLTEELRTEAQRRNIKETEDLREVIVEKIVEIYHQEDDQSEAMNLEDGRLNVILMVGVNGVGKTTTIGKLAHRYKMEGKKVMLAAGDTFRAGAIDQLQVWGDRVGVEVIRQSEGSDPAAVVYDAINAAKNKGVDILICDTAGRLQNKSNLMQELDKMKRVISRAVPDAPHEALLCLDATTGQNALSQARSFKEVTNVSGIVLTKLDGTAKGGIVLAIRNELHIPVKYVGLGEKLDDLQPFNPESYVYGLFADMIEQNEDIPDEVAELDFNNEDHPHGEK, from the coding sequence ATGAGTTTCTTTAAAAGATTAAAGGATAAGTTTTCGACTAAATCAACGGACGATATTGAACAGGAATTATCTGAAGATGAAAGTACTCAAAGTAGTGATTCTTCTCAAGATGAAAGTTCGAGCGAACCAGCTCCTAAAAAGAAACCACGTAAATTAAGCGAAGCAGATTTCGATGATGATGGATTAATTTCGATAGAAGACTTTGAAGAAATTGAAGCTCAAAAAATGGGCGCCAAATTCAAAGCAGGATTGGAAAAATCACGTCAAAACTTCCAAGAACAACTTAATAATTTAATTGCACGCTATAGAACAGTAGATGAAGATTTCTTCGAGGCACTTGAAGAAATGTTTATTACTGCTGATGTTGGTTTTAATACAGTTATGCAATTAACGGAAGAATTACGTACAGAAGCACAACGTCGTAATATTAAAGAAACTGAAGATTTACGTGAAGTTATTGTTGAAAAGATTGTAGAAATCTATCATCAAGAAGATGATCAATCAGAAGCAATGAATCTTGAAGACGGACGATTGAATGTCATTTTAATGGTTGGTGTCAACGGTGTTGGTAAAACAACGACAATCGGTAAACTAGCGCATAGATATAAAATGGAAGGCAAAAAAGTCATGCTTGCAGCTGGAGATACATTCAGAGCAGGTGCAATTGACCAACTACAAGTTTGGGGTGACCGAGTAGGCGTTGAAGTGATTCGTCAAAGTGAAGGTTCAGACCCTGCTGCAGTCGTTTATGATGCGATTAATGCTGCTAAAAATAAAGGCGTTGACATTTTAATCTGTGATACAGCAGGTCGTTTACAAAATAAATCTAATCTCATGCAAGAATTGGATAAAATGAAACGTGTTATTAGTCGTGCTGTACCAGACGCACCTCATGAAGCATTATTATGCTTAGATGCTACAACAGGTCAAAATGCATTATCACAAGCACGTTCATTTAAAGAAGTGACAAATGTATCTGGTATTGTCTTAACTAAATTAGATGGTACTGCCAAAGGTGGTATTGTACTTGCAATTAGAAATGAGCTTCATATTCCAGTTAAATATGTAGGCTTAGGTGAAAAACTTGATGACTTACAACCATTCAACCCAGAAAGTTACGTTTATGGCTTATTCGCAGATATGATAGAACAAAAT
- the fabD gene encoding ACP S-malonyltransferase: MSKIAIVFPGQGAQKVGMAKDLYNEESNATDILNNAQHAVDFDLLETMFTDSESKLGETENTQPALLTHSIALLNALEGVNADFTMGHSLGEYSSLVAAGVLKFEDAVKIVRKRGQLMAQAFPNGVGSMAAVLGLSYEEVDKICKDLSTSEELIEPANINCPGQIVVSGHKSLIDKLVEEGKSLGAKRVLPLAVSGPFHSSMMQVIEKDFESYIDQFEWHDAQFPIVQNVHAQGETDADIIKQNMVKQLYSPVQFIQSTEWLIDQGVDHFIEIGPGKVLSGLIKKINRDVKLTSIQTLEDVKGWNENV, encoded by the coding sequence ATGAGTAAGATTGCAATTGTTTTTCCAGGGCAAGGTGCCCAAAAAGTAGGAATGGCTAAAGATTTATACAATGAAGAGTCTAATGCTACGGATATTTTAAACAATGCACAACACGCAGTTGATTTCGATTTATTAGAAACAATGTTTACTGACAGTGAGAGTAAATTAGGAGAAACTGAAAATACACAACCTGCATTATTAACACATAGTATTGCCTTATTGAATGCATTAGAAGGTGTAAATGCTGATTTTACAATGGGGCATAGCCTAGGTGAATATTCAAGTTTAGTAGCTGCTGGTGTATTAAAGTTTGAAGACGCAGTGAAGATTGTGCGTAAACGTGGTCAATTAATGGCTCAAGCTTTTCCTAATGGTGTTGGTAGTATGGCAGCTGTATTAGGTTTAAGCTACGAAGAAGTGGATAAAATTTGTAAAGATTTATCAACATCAGAAGAATTAATTGAACCTGCGAATATTAACTGTCCTGGACAAATTGTAGTATCTGGACATAAGTCATTAATTGACAAATTAGTAGAGGAAGGTAAATCTTTAGGTGCTAAACGTGTGTTACCTTTAGCGGTATCAGGTCCATTCCATTCATCTATGATGCAAGTTATCGAAAAGGATTTTGAATCCTATATCGATCAATTTGAATGGCATGATGCACAGTTCCCAATTGTACAAAATGTACATGCACAAGGAGAAACAGATGCTGACATCATCAAACAAAATATGGTTAAACAATTGTACTCACCAGTTCAATTTATTCAGTCAACAGAATGGTTGATTGATCAAGGTGTAGATCACTTTATCGAAATAGGTCCAGGCAAAGTGCTATCTGGTCTAATTAAGAAAATTAATCGTGATGTAAAACTTACATCAATTCAAACTCTCGAAGATGTGAAAGGTTGGAATGAAAATGTCTAA
- a CDS encoding ribonuclease III, with product MTNPKKIEMVNDFQQQFSNKMNELGFTYNNTDLYQQAFSHSSFINDFNMDRLAHNERLEFLGDAVLELTVSRYLFDKHPNLPEGNLTKMRATIVCEPSLVIFANKIELNQLILLGKGEEKTGGRTRPSLVSDAFEAFVGALYLDQGLDVVWQFAEKVIFPYVEDNELIGVVDFKTQFQEYVHSQNRGDVTYRLIKEEGPAHHRLFTSEVILEQEAIATGQGKTKKESEQKAAESAYTKLKKTNN from the coding sequence GTGACAAACCCAAAGAAAATAGAGATGGTAAACGACTTTCAACAGCAATTTTCGAATAAAATGAATGAACTTGGTTTTACATATAACAATACTGATTTATATCAACAAGCATTCTCACATTCGAGTTTTATTAATGATTTTAATATGGATCGTTTAGCTCATAATGAACGTCTCGAATTTTTAGGAGATGCGGTATTAGAATTGACGGTATCACGCTACCTTTTTGATAAACATCCAAATTTACCAGAAGGTAATTTAACTAAGATGCGTGCAACTATCGTATGTGAGCCCTCACTTGTAATATTTGCAAATAAAATTGAGCTAAACCAATTAATTCTATTAGGTAAAGGTGAAGAAAAAACCGGTGGCAGAACACGTCCGTCGTTAGTGTCAGATGCTTTCGAAGCATTTGTAGGCGCTTTGTATTTAGATCAAGGTTTGGATGTCGTTTGGCAATTTGCTGAGAAAGTGATTTTCCCTTATGTAGAAGATAATGAATTAATTGGTGTTGTGGATTTCAAAACGCAATTTCAAGAGTATGTGCATAGCCAAAATCGTGGTGATGTCACTTATCGTTTAATTAAAGAAGAAGGTCCGGCTCATCACCGATTATTTACTTCTGAAGTTATTTTAGAACAAGAAGCTATCGCAACTGGCCAAGGCAAGACAAAAAAAGAATCAGAACAAAAAGCAGCAGAAAGTGCATATACTAAATTAAAAAAAACTAATAATTAA
- the fabG gene encoding 3-oxoacyl-[acyl-carrier-protein] reductase, whose amino-acid sequence MKMSNKNALVTGASRGIGRSIALQLAEDGFNVAVNYAGNKEKAEAVVAEIKDKGVESFAIQANVAEGDEVKAMIKKVVNQFGSIDVLVNNAGITRDNLLMRMKEQEWDDVINTNLKGTFNCIQKVTPQMLRQRSGSIINLSSIVGAMGNPGQANYVATKAGIEGLTKSSARELASRGITVNAVAPGFIVSDMTDALNDDLKAQMLEQIPLSRFGEDKDIAYTVAFLASERAKYITGQTIHVNGGMYM is encoded by the coding sequence ATGAAAATGTCTAATAAGAACGCATTAGTTACTGGTGCCTCAAGAGGTATTGGTCGCAGTATCGCATTACAATTAGCTGAAGATGGTTTTAATGTAGCGGTAAACTACGCAGGAAATAAAGAGAAGGCGGAAGCGGTTGTAGCTGAAATTAAAGACAAAGGTGTAGAAAGCTTTGCTATTCAAGCCAATGTAGCTGAAGGCGATGAAGTAAAAGCAATGATTAAAAAAGTAGTTAATCAATTCGGTTCTATAGATGTACTTGTTAATAATGCTGGCATAACACGTGATAATTTATTAATGCGAATGAAAGAACAAGAGTGGGACGATGTTATTAATACAAACTTAAAAGGAACATTTAACTGCATTCAAAAAGTAACACCTCAAATGTTACGTCAACGTAGTGGTTCGATTATTAACCTATCTAGTATTGTTGGTGCTATGGGTAATCCTGGACAAGCAAATTATGTAGCAACAAAAGCAGGTATTGAAGGCTTAACTAAATCAAGCGCACGTGAATTAGCGTCACGTGGCATTACAGTAAATGCTGTAGCACCTGGTTTTATTGTGTCTGATATGACAGATGCTTTAAATGATGATTTAAAAGCACAAATGTTAGAACAAATTCCATTATCACGATTTGGTGAAGATAAAGATATTGCCTATACAGTTGCTTTCTTAGCTTCTGAACGTGCGAAATATATCACTGGACAAACAATTCATGTTAACGGTGGTATGTACATGTAA
- the fapR gene encoding transcription factor FapR translates to MKLKKVERRQAIQKAIELNPFITDSELCEQFEVSIQTIRLDRTNLNIPELRKRVKLVAEQNYDQIRALEANEVVGDLIQVEPDVSAQSMIEIAEDSVFMKSQIARGHILFAQANSLCVAVIDNPTVLTQESNIKFIKKVKLHDTVRAEAHVVEKTSQHYLIEVKSFVKDTIVFKGTFKMFYISEDVKNG, encoded by the coding sequence ATGAAATTAAAAAAAGTTGAGCGTCGTCAAGCAATACAGAAGGCGATTGAATTAAACCCCTTTATTACAGATAGTGAATTGTGTGAGCAATTTGAAGTAAGTATACAGACGATACGTTTGGATCGGACTAATCTTAATATTCCTGAATTACGTAAGCGTGTTAAATTAGTAGCTGAACAGAATTATGACCAAATTCGAGCTCTAGAAGCGAATGAAGTAGTCGGAGATTTAATTCAAGTAGAACCCGATGTCTCTGCGCAGTCTATGATTGAAATAGCAGAGGATTCAGTTTTTATGAAATCACAAATTGCTCGAGGTCACATATTATTTGCACAAGCGAATTCACTTTGCGTAGCTGTAATCGATAATCCTACTGTACTAACACAGGAGAGTAACATTAAATTTATAAAAAAAGTGAAGTTACATGATACTGTTAGAGCAGAAGCACATGTTGTAGAAAAAACATCACAACACTATTTAATAGAAGTAAAGTCATTTGTTAAAGATACTATCGTGTTCAAAGGAACATTTAAAATGTTTTATATAAGTGAGGATGTAAAAAATGGTTAA
- a CDS encoding acyl carrier protein, with amino-acid sequence MENFDKVKDIIVDRLGVDADKVTEDASFKDDLGADSLDIAELVMELEDEFGTEIPDEEAEKINTVGDAVKYINSLEK; translated from the coding sequence GTGGAAAACTTCGATAAAGTAAAAGATATCATCGTTGACCGTTTAGGTGTAGACGCTGATAAAGTAACTGAAGATGCATCTTTCAAAGATGATTTAGGCGCTGACTCACTTGATATCGCTGAATTAGTAATGGAATTAGAAGATGAATTTGGTACTGAAATTCCTGATGAAGAAGCAGAAAAAATCAACACTGTTGGTGATGCTGTTAAGTATATCAATAGTCTTGAAAAATAA
- the plsX gene encoding phosphate acyltransferase PlsX: protein MVKIAIDMMGGDDAPGIVLEAVEKAVNDFKDLEIILFGDKAQYTLNHERIEFRHCTEKIEMEDEPVRAIKRKKDSSMVRMAEAVKNGEADGCISAGNTGALMSAGLFIVGRIKGVARPALVVTLPTINGKGFVFLDVGANADAKPEHLLQYAQLGNIYAQKIRGISNPKVSLLNIGTEPAKGNTLTKKSYQLLKEDGSFNFDGNIEAKTLMEGNTDVVVTDGYTGNMVLKNIEGTAKSIGKMLKETLFASLKNKLAAAVLKKDLNTFSKKLDYAEYGGSVLLGLDGTVVKAHGGSNARAFYSAIRQAKIAGDAKIVDIMRETVGDDNE, encoded by the coding sequence ATGGTTAAAATTGCTATAGATATGATGGGTGGCGATGATGCACCTGGCATTGTTTTAGAAGCGGTTGAAAAAGCGGTTAATGATTTTAAAGATTTAGAGATTATTTTATTCGGAGATAAAGCGCAATATACTTTAAATCATGAGCGTATAGAATTTAGACATTGCACTGAAAAGATTGAAATGGAAGATGAACCAGTAAGAGCCATTAAACGTAAAAAAGATAGTTCAATGGTACGCATGGCTGAAGCAGTGAAAAACGGTGAAGCTGACGGTTGTATTTCTGCAGGTAATACTGGCGCATTAATGTCTGCGGGATTATTTATTGTTGGGCGTATTAAAGGTGTCGCTCGACCAGCACTAGTCGTCACATTACCTACTATAAATGGCAAAGGATTTGTCTTTTTAGATGTAGGTGCCAATGCAGATGCTAAACCAGAACATTTACTTCAATATGCTCAACTAGGTAATATTTATGCACAAAAAATTAGAGGCATAAGTAATCCGAAAGTTTCATTATTAAATATTGGTACGGAACCAGCCAAAGGTAATACTTTGACAAAAAAATCGTATCAATTACTTAAAGAAGATGGTAGTTTCAATTTTGACGGTAATATAGAAGCTAAGACATTGATGGAGGGCAATACCGATGTTGTCGTAACTGATGGTTATACCGGTAATATGGTACTAAAAAATATTGAAGGTACGGCAAAATCTATAGGAAAAATGTTAAAAGAAACGCTGTTTGCTAGCTTGAAAAATAAATTAGCTGCTGCAGTATTAAAGAAAGATTTAAATACTTTTTCTAAAAAATTAGATTATGCAGAATATGGTGGTTCAGTCTTACTAGGCTTAGATGGAACAGTTGTAAAAGCGCATGGTGGCTCTAATGCACGTGCATTTTATTCTGCGATTCGACAAGCTAAAATTGCAGGCGATGCTAAAATTGTCGATATAATGAGAGAAACGGTGGGTGACGATAATGAGTAA
- the smc gene encoding chromosome segregation protein SMC, giving the protein MVYLKSIDAIGFKSFADHTNVQFDKGVTAIVGPNGSGKSNITDAIKWVLGEQSAKSLRGSKMEDIIFSGAEHRNAQNYAEVQLKLDNKARQLQVDADDIVVTRRLYRSGESEYYLNNDKARLRDITELFLDSGLGKEAFSIISQGRVDEILNAKPIDRRQILEESAGVLKYKKRKAESLQKLDSTEDNLSRVEDILYDLEGRVEPLKAEASIAKEYLQLSKEMKHSDVIVTVHDIDQYSEDNRELDHRLNELKSQQAEKEAKQAQLGQYLQKQKSKRQHIDSDVERLNYDLIKATEAYEKYTGQLNVLEERKRNQSETNARFEEELENLSEALTNAQKEKEAIVNQLTSLKEKRKQINNDVHHYESQLYVSDEQHDEKLESIKNNYYELMSEQSDVNNDIRFLEHTIKENEAKKTRLDSRLVEAFNQLKAIQTDIVNTDKKYKDTMKQLAHVESEIKKTEQQLSEAKRVQSEFEDKLYQAYRYTDKMRARIESLETQEEDYTYFFNGVKHVLKAKNQSLQGIHGAVAEIIDVPSELTQAIETALGASLQHIIVDTEKDGRQAIQFLKQKGLGRATFLPLNVIQSRHLTHDVKQIAQNSSGFINIASDAVKVKAQYQSIVENLLGTTIIVDHLKNANELARAIKYKTRIVTLEGDIVNPGGSMTGGGARKTKSILSQKDELTTMRKQLKNYESQTKDFEQQLQEQKNKVETFSDSYFKLSQQYNEVKEQSHNEALELDRLKTQEAHIKDEHEEFEFEKNDGYQSENSRITLSEKQARLASIKEELQQLEADIERFTKLSKEGKENTTQIQQQLNQKRSDLAVVKERINAQNDSLERIDKQISNTQQQLQNVEEKIELFNSDDMMGQQAFDKLKDNIKEKEQLRESITNQLKELKKQRVDVNEDVEIHEAQLQECHQDLLSIESFYQDIKAQQSKLDVLINHAIDHLNDEYQLTVERARNEYQSETPIDALRKKVKLTKMSIEELGPVNINAIEQFEEINERYTFLNEQRTDLREAKQTLEQIINEMDQEVKGRFKDTFLQVQAHFTTVFQSLFGGGHAKLELTDDDYLSAGVDIIVQPPGKKLQHLSLLSGGERALSAIALLFAILKVRSAPFVILDEVEAALDEANVIRYAQFLKELSIQTQFIVITHRKGTMEYSDRLYGVTMQESGVSKLVSVNLNTIDEVMKEEQA; this is encoded by the coding sequence ATGGTGTATTTAAAATCAATCGATGCCATAGGTTTCAAATCTTTTGCGGATCACACAAATGTCCAATTTGATAAAGGTGTGACTGCAATCGTCGGACCAAATGGTAGCGGAAAAAGTAATATAACTGATGCCATTAAATGGGTATTAGGTGAGCAATCCGCAAAATCATTACGTGGCTCAAAAATGGAAGATATTATTTTCTCAGGTGCAGAACATCGTAATGCTCAAAATTATGCCGAAGTACAATTGAAATTAGATAACAAAGCTAGACAATTACAAGTTGATGCTGATGATATTGTAGTTACTCGTCGTTTATATCGAAGCGGTGAAAGTGAATATTATTTAAATAATGATAAGGCACGTTTACGAGATATTACAGAATTGTTTTTAGATTCTGGATTAGGAAAAGAAGCATTTAGTATTATTTCTCAAGGTAGAGTAGATGAAATACTAAATGCAAAACCTATTGATAGACGTCAAATATTAGAAGAATCAGCAGGGGTACTAAAATATAAAAAGCGTAAGGCAGAATCGCTTCAAAAATTAGACAGTACAGAAGATAATTTATCGCGTGTAGAAGATATACTTTATGATTTAGAGGGACGTGTGGAACCACTTAAAGCTGAAGCCTCTATTGCTAAAGAGTATTTACAATTATCTAAAGAAATGAAACATAGTGATGTCATTGTAACGGTTCATGATATTGACCAATATTCAGAAGATAATCGTGAATTAGACCATAGATTAAATGAATTAAAAAGTCAGCAAGCTGAAAAAGAAGCGAAACAAGCCCAATTAGGTCAATACTTGCAAAAGCAAAAATCAAAACGACAACACATAGACTCAGACGTGGAACGTTTGAATTATGACTTAATTAAAGCGACTGAAGCGTATGAAAAATATACGGGTCAGTTAAATGTGTTAGAAGAAAGAAAACGTAATCAATCCGAAACGAATGCACGATTTGAAGAGGAATTAGAAAATTTGTCTGAAGCATTAACAAATGCACAAAAGGAAAAAGAAGCAATCGTTAACCAATTGACCTCACTGAAAGAAAAGCGTAAGCAAATTAATAATGACGTTCATCACTATGAATCACAACTTTATGTTTCTGATGAACAACATGATGAAAAATTAGAATCAATTAAAAATAATTATTATGAGTTAATGTCAGAACAATCTGATGTAAATAACGATATACGTTTCTTAGAGCATACAATTAAAGAAAATGAAGCGAAAAAGACACGTTTAGATTCGCGTTTAGTAGAAGCGTTTAATCAACTTAAAGCAATCCAAACAGACATAGTTAACACTGATAAAAAATATAAAGATACGATGAAACAACTGGCTCATGTTGAAAGTGAAATTAAAAAAACAGAACAACAACTGTCAGAGGCAAAACGTGTGCAATCAGAATTTGAAGATAAGTTATATCAAGCATATCGTTATACCGATAAAATGAGAGCTAGAATTGAAAGCTTAGAAACACAAGAAGAAGATTATACGTATTTCTTTAATGGTGTTAAACATGTTTTGAAGGCTAAAAATCAATCGTTGCAAGGTATTCATGGAGCTGTTGCTGAAATCATTGATGTACCTTCAGAACTCACTCAGGCTATTGAAACCGCGCTAGGTGCATCATTACAACATATCATAGTAGATACTGAAAAAGATGGTCGTCAAGCGATTCAATTTTTAAAGCAAAAAGGCTTGGGACGTGCCACTTTCTTACCATTAAATGTTATACAATCAAGACATTTAACACATGATGTTAAACAAATAGCACAAAATAGTAGCGGGTTTATTAATATTGCATCAGATGCGGTTAAAGTAAAAGCGCAATATCAATCGATTGTAGAAAATTTACTTGGTACCACAATCATTGTTGATCATTTAAAAAATGCTAATGAGTTAGCAAGAGCTATTAAATATAAAACACGAATCGTTACATTAGAAGGCGATATTGTGAATCCTGGTGGCTCTATGACTGGTGGTGGCGCACGAAAAACGAAAAGTATCCTTTCACAAAAAGATGAATTGACAACGATGCGCAAACAGCTAAAAAATTATGAATCACAAACAAAAGACTTTGAACAACAATTACAAGAACAAAAAAATAAAGTAGAAACGTTTAGTGATTCATATTTCAAATTAAGTCAACAATATAATGAAGTAAAAGAACAATCTCATAATGAAGCACTTGAATTAGATCGTCTAAAAACGCAAGAAGCACACATTAAAGATGAACATGAAGAGTTCGAGTTTGAAAAGAACGATGGTTATCAAAGTGAGAATAGTCGTATTACTCTATCTGAAAAGCAAGCACGTTTAGCTTCAATCAAAGAAGAATTACAACAATTAGAAGCTGATATCGAAAGATTTACGAAGTTATCTAAGGAAGGCAAAGAAAATACGACACAAATACAACAACAATTAAACCAAAAACGTTCTGATTTAGCAGTAGTCAAGGAACGTATTAATGCTCAAAATGATTCATTAGAACGAATAGATAAACAAATTTCAAATACCCAACAACAATTGCAAAATGTTGAAGAAAAAATAGAACTTTTCAATTCTGATGACATGATGGGTCAACAAGCTTTTGATAAGTTAAAAGATAATATTAAAGAGAAAGAACAATTACGTGAATCGATTACTAATCAATTAAAAGAATTAAAAAAACAACGTGTAGATGTAAATGAGGATGTTGAAATTCACGAGGCGCAACTTCAAGAATGTCATCAAGATTTACTGTCTATTGAAAGTTTCTATCAAGATATTAAAGCACAACAATCAAAACTGGATGTACTAATCAATCATGCTATAGACCATTTAAATGATGAATATCAATTAACAGTTGAACGTGCTAGAAACGAATATCAATCAGAAACACCCATTGATGCTTTAAGAAAAAAAGTTAAACTCACTAAAATGTCGATTGAAGAATTGGGTCCAGTTAATATAAATGCAATTGAACAATTTGAAGAAATTAATGAAAGATATACATTCTTAAATGAGCAACGCACGGATTTAAGAGAAGCCAAACAGACGCTTGAACAAATTATTAATGAAATGGATCAAGAAGTAAAAGGACGCTTCAAAGATACATTCTTGCAAGTGCAAGCGCATTTTACTACAGTATTTCAGTCGTTATTTGGTGGCGGACATGCTAAATTAGAACTAACAGATGATGACTACTTATCGGCAGGTGTAGATATAATTGTTCAACCACCAGGTAAGAAGCTACAACACTTATCTCTTTTAAGTGGTGGTGAACGTGCTTTAAGCGCAATTGCATTATTATTTGCGATTTTAAAAGTACGTTCTGCGCCATTTGTTATACTAGATGAAGTAGAAGCGGCACTCGATGAAGCTAATGTCATTCGCTATGCCCAATTTTTAAAAGAATTATCCATTCAGACGCAATTTATCGTTATTACACACCGAAAAGGTACAATGGAATATTCAGATCGATTATATGGTGTCACAATGCAAGAGTCAGGCGTTTCTAAATTAGTAAGTGTAAATTTAAATACAATAGATGAGGTAATGAAGGAGGAGCAAGCATGA